In Topomyia yanbarensis strain Yona2022 chromosome 2, ASM3024719v1, whole genome shotgun sequence, one DNA window encodes the following:
- the LOC131680294 gene encoding uncharacterized protein LOC131680294, with the protein MHRLFSIKHNKEKIINECSSKGITWRFIPPRAPNFGGLWEAAVKIAKFSLVKTIGSRKLSYEDMVTVLYQIEENMNTRPLTPLSDDPTELDALTPGHFLTGGPLLTLPDPQYTEIPTNRLRHYQQLQQLIQHHWQRWRKEYLTELNQQW; encoded by the coding sequence ATGCATCGCCTATTCAGCATCAAACACAACAAGGAAAAAATAATCAATGAATGCAGCAGCAAAGGAATCACTTGGCGGTTCATTCCACCTCGAGCTCCAAATTTCGGCGGCCTCTGGGAAGCAGCTGTTAAGATAGCAAAGTTCTCTCTGGTAAAAACAATCGGCAGCCGAAAACTATCATACGAGGACATGGTCACTGTTCTCTACCAGATCGAGGAAAACATGAACACTCGCCCACTAACGCCACTATCCGATGACCCGACCGAATTAGACGCACTAACACCCGGCCATTTCCTGACTGGCGGGCCACTTTTAACCCTTCCGGACCCTCAGTACACCGAAATACCAACAAACCGATTGCGGCACTATCAGCAgttgcaacaactgattcaacaTCACTGGCAACGTTGGCGAAAGGAATATCTTACCGAGCTCAATCAGCAGTGGTAG
- the LOC131680293 gene encoding uncharacterized protein LOC131680293 gives MENTLDEGRTTYYLPHHPVFKESSSTTKVRVVFDGSAKTTSNHSLNDILLTGSVIQDELLDIMIRFRKHAVALVADVAKMFRQVRIHPEDASLQRILWRFDQAEPIQVYELQTVTYGLAPSSFLATRVLKQLAIDAGDKYEYAGPAVKKDFYMDDFLSGVESISKAKRLRSEVQSLMAEEGFDLRKWSSNQPEALADLPSSALEEQSTLHFDAETKVKTCGRQERTNCVEIRATEYDDQWTKKKIFSEIAQLYDPLGIVSPVIAWAKIRMQHLWLVNVDWDDPIPREIESKWNDFHSQLPLLKQFKVPRYIFTPEATTVQFHVFCDASEAGYGACIYARSASKEGKAQIQLIAAKSRVAPIKHLSIPRLELCAALLGAKLYTRVSAALGMEGISCWFGSNSTVTLHWIAAPPNTRKTFVGNRTSEIQLLTHGHP, from the coding sequence ATGGAGAATACACTGGATGAAGGGCGCACTACTTACTATTTGCCCCATCACCCTGTGTTTAAAGAGTCTAGCTCAACGACCAAGGTACGGGTAGTGTTCGATGGATCAGCGAAAACCACTTCAAATCACTCGCTCAACGACATTCTACTTACGGGTTCAGTAATTCAGGATGAGCTGCTGGACATCATGATCCGTTTTCGCAAGCATGCCGTTGCGTTAGTTGCAGATGTGGCCAAAATGTTCAGGCAGGTACGCATTCACCCGGAGGACGCGTCGCTTCAACGGATCCTGTGGCGCTTCGATCAGGCTGAACCAATCCAGGTGTATGAGCTACAGACGGTTACTTACGGTTTGGCGCCATCATCTTTCCTGGCAACTCGCGTACTTAAACAGCTTGCCATAGACGCCGGTGACAAATACGAATACGCTGGTCCTGCTGTAAAGAAAGATTTCTATATGGACGATTTTCTTTCCGGAGTGGAATCGATTTCGAAGGCGAAACGTTTGCGAAGCGAAGTTCAATCCCTTATGGCTGAAGAAGGATTCGATTTGCGGAAGTGGAGCTCTAATCAACCGGAGGCTTTAGCCGATTTACCTTCCTCAGCTCTAGAGGAGCAATCCACGCTACATTTCGATGCAGAAACAAAGGTGAAGACGTGTGGGAGACAGGAACGGACCAACTGTGTTGAGATACGAGCAACGGAATATGACGATCAATGgacaaaaaagaaaatattttcggaGATTGCGCAATTGTACGACCCGCTTGGTATCGTGTCACCTGTGATTGCTTGGGCAAAAATTCGAATGCAACACCTTTGGTTAGTTAATGTCGACTGGGATGATCCGATTCCACGCGAGATCGAATCTAAATGGAATGATTTCCATTCACAGCTGCCCCTACTAAAGCAATTCAAAGTTCCCCGTTATATATTTACACCAGAAGCTACAACAGTTCAATTCCACGTATTCTGCGACGCATCTGAAGCAGGCTACGGAGCATGTATTTACGCTCGCTCAGCCAGCAAGGAAGGTAAAGCTCAAATCCAGCTCATTGCAGCAAAATCAAGAGTCGCGCCGATCAAACATCTCAGTATACCACGCCTTGAGCTGTGTGCTGCTTTATTGGGTGCCAAACTCTATACTAGAGTATCCGCAGCGCTGGGGATGGAGGGAATTTCTTGCTGGTTCGGGTCGAACTCGACGGTCACGTTGCATTGGATCGCAGCACCCCCAAACACTCGGAAAACGTTTGTGGGCAATCGCACATCGGAAATCCAGCTGCTGACACACGGACACCCCTAG